A DNA window from Megalobrama amblycephala isolate DHTTF-2021 linkage group LG11, ASM1881202v1, whole genome shotgun sequence contains the following coding sequences:
- the phactr1 gene encoding phosphatase and actin regulator 1 isoform X3 — protein MHALFRSISAPSRGVTDRHGSAAAPMAGPAFTGAHGTWITSRLREDASSSSSLSSSSSAEKPRKRRAFNLVKLRQPTAPGNNNTPFVISGHIKHICSNCSRGNDIRDEGAERLAAMRSDSLVPGTHTPPIRRRSKLASLGRLFKPWKWRKKKSDKFKQTSAVLERKMSTRQSREELIKRGVLKEVYEKVEEVSGDMCVSDLDRQTVISPVSESVDTSVTVAVSFSEVQSSGETVACLSDLVPKPSQAPPSVKPVSLPGDSTDITHVRPSSLKQPPALPPKPYSRIPNHLTETLARLSPPLPPKKVMICEPAPSFSLKCLPSQGTHTHTHALAHAHSQQFATLPLSLHPPSRIIEELNKTLALTMQRLESSVLQAVPSVLMETEEEKENRDSMHQTPANTHTLITHTFSSHEEEDEEEEDDDDSLFTSTLALRILRKDSLAIKLSNRPSKRELEDKNILPMMSDQERLESRQQIGTKLTRRLSQRPSAEELEQRNILKPRNEQEELEEKRELKKRLSRKLSQRPTVEELREAKILIRFSDYVEVAEAQDYDRRADKPWTRLTAADKAAIRKELNEFKSTEMEVHESSRHLTRFHRP, from the exons ATGCACGCGCTCTTCCGTTCGATATCCGCACCATCCCGGGGTGTGACGGATAGACACGGATCCGCCGCTGCGCCCATGGCGGGTCCCGCATTCACGGGAGCGCACGGGACCTGGATCACATCTCGGCTACGGGAGGACGCGTCATCTTcttcatcattatcatcatcgtCGTCCGCAGAGAAACCGCGCAAACGGAGAGCCTTTAACCTGGTCAAACTGCGGCAGCCCACCGCCCCCGGTAACAACAACACTCCGTTTGTGATCTCCGGTCATATCAAGCACATCTGCAGCAACTGCAGCCGCGGGAATGACATCCGGGACG AGGGTGCCGAGCGGCTGGCGGCCATGCGCTCTGATTCTCTGGTGCCCGGGACGCACACGCCGCCGATCCGCAGACGGAGCAAACTGGCCAGTCTAGGACGACTCTTCAAGCCGTGGAaatggagaaagaaaaagagcgACAAGTTCAAACAGACGTCTGCAG TGCTGGAGAGGAAGATGTCGACCCGTCAGAGCAGAGAAGAGCTCATCAAGAGAGGCGTGCTGAAGGAAGTGTATGAGAAAG TAGAGGAGGTCAGCGGTGACATGTGTGTGAGTGACCTGGACAGACAGACGGTCATCAGTCCAGTATCAGAGTCTGTAGACACCAGCGTCACAGTGGCAG TGTCGTTCTCAGAGGTCCAGTCGTCTGGAGAAACTGTGGCGTGTCTCTCAGATCTCGTCCCAAAGCCATCTCAAGCCCCGCCCTCTGTGAAGCCTGTGTCGTTGCCTGGCGACAGCACTGACATCACTCACGTGAGGCCGTCGTCACTGAAACAGCCTCCTGCCTTACCGCCGAAGCCATACAGCAGAATTCCCAACCATCTTACAG AGACGCTTGCCAGACTGTCACCGCCTCTCCCTCCAAAGAAAGTGATGATATGTGAGCCAGCGCCCTCGTTTTCCCTCAAATGCCTGCCGTCCCAGggcacgcacacgcacacacatgcgCTCGCACACGCTCACTCGCAGCAGTTCGCCACCCTGCCGCTGTCGCTCCACCCGCCCAGCCGCATCATAGAGGAGCTCAACAAAACACTCGCGCTCACCATGCAGAGGCTCGAGAG ttcTGTACTGCAGGCGGTGCCATCTGTCCTGATGGAGACGGAAGAGGAGAAGGAGAACAGAGATTCAATGCACCAAACTCCCGccaacacacacacgctcatCACACACACCTTCAGCTCGCATGAGGAAGAGGACGAGGAAGAAGAGGATGATGACGACTCACTGTTTACAA GTACACTGGCTTTAAGGATCTTACGGAAAGATTCGCTGGCGATCAAACTGAGCAATCGCCCGTCGAAGAGGGAACTGGAAGATAAAAACATCCTACCCATGATGAGCGACCAGGAGCGACTGGAGTCCAGACAGCAGATCGGCACCAAACTGACCCG TCGTCTCAGCCAGAGACCATCCGCAGAGGAGCTGGAGCAGAGAAACATCCTCAAAC CTCGCAACGAGCAGGAGGAGCTGGAGGAGAAACGGGAACTGAAGAAAAGACTCTCGAGGAAG TTGAGTCAGAGACCCACCGTAGAGGAGCTCAGAGAGGCCAAAATTCTCATCCGCTTCAGCGATTACGTGGAAGTGGCCGAAGCTCAGGATTACGACCGTCGAGCGGACAAACCCTGGACGAGACTCACCGCTGCCGATAAG GCTGCCATACGCAAAGAACTTAATGAGTTCAAAAGCACAGAGATGGAGGTGCACGAGTCGAGTCGACATCTAAccag GTTTCATCGGCCATAG
- the phactr1 gene encoding phosphatase and actin regulator 1 isoform X2 gives MHALFRSISAPSRGVTDRHGSAAAPMAGPAFTGAHGTWITSRLREDASSSSSLSSSSSAEKPRKRRAFNLVKLRQPTAPGNNNTPFVISGHIKHICSNCSRGNDIRDAEGAERLAAMRSDSLVPGTHTPPIRRRSKLASLGRLFKPWKWRKKKSDKFKQTSAVLERKMSTRQSREELIKRGVLKEVYEKEEVSGDMCVSDLDRQTVISPVSESVDTSVTVAVSFSEVQSSGETVACLSDLVPKPSQAPPSVKPVSLPGDSTDITHVRPSSLKQPPALPPKPYSRIPNHLTETLARLSPPLPPKKVMICEPAPSFSLKCLPSQGTHTHTHALAHAHSQQFATLPLSLHPPSRIIEELNKTLALTMQRLESSVLQAVPSVLMETEEEKENRDSMHQTPANTHTLITHTFSSHEEEDEEEEDDDDSLFTSTLALRILRKDSLAIKLSNRPSKRELEDKNILPMMSDQERLESRQQIGTKLTRRLSQRPSAEELEQRNILKPRNEQEELEEKRELKKRLSRKLSQRPTVEELREAKILIRFSDYVEVAEAQDYDRRADKPWTRLTAADKAAIRKELNEFKSTEMEVHESSRHLTRFHRP, from the exons ATGCACGCGCTCTTCCGTTCGATATCCGCACCATCCCGGGGTGTGACGGATAGACACGGATCCGCCGCTGCGCCCATGGCGGGTCCCGCATTCACGGGAGCGCACGGGACCTGGATCACATCTCGGCTACGGGAGGACGCGTCATCTTcttcatcattatcatcatcgtCGTCCGCAGAGAAACCGCGCAAACGGAGAGCCTTTAACCTGGTCAAACTGCGGCAGCCCACCGCCCCCGGTAACAACAACACTCCGTTTGTGATCTCCGGTCATATCAAGCACATCTGCAGCAACTGCAGCCGCGGGAATGACATCCGGGACG CAGAGGGTGCCGAGCGGCTGGCGGCCATGCGCTCTGATTCTCTGGTGCCCGGGACGCACACGCCGCCGATCCGCAGACGGAGCAAACTGGCCAGTCTAGGACGACTCTTCAAGCCGTGGAaatggagaaagaaaaagagcgACAAGTTCAAACAGACGTCTGCAG TGCTGGAGAGGAAGATGTCGACCCGTCAGAGCAGAGAAGAGCTCATCAAGAGAGGCGTGCTGAAGGAAGTGTATGAGAAAG AGGAGGTCAGCGGTGACATGTGTGTGAGTGACCTGGACAGACAGACGGTCATCAGTCCAGTATCAGAGTCTGTAGACACCAGCGTCACAGTGGCAG TGTCGTTCTCAGAGGTCCAGTCGTCTGGAGAAACTGTGGCGTGTCTCTCAGATCTCGTCCCAAAGCCATCTCAAGCCCCGCCCTCTGTGAAGCCTGTGTCGTTGCCTGGCGACAGCACTGACATCACTCACGTGAGGCCGTCGTCACTGAAACAGCCTCCTGCCTTACCGCCGAAGCCATACAGCAGAATTCCCAACCATCTTACAG AGACGCTTGCCAGACTGTCACCGCCTCTCCCTCCAAAGAAAGTGATGATATGTGAGCCAGCGCCCTCGTTTTCCCTCAAATGCCTGCCGTCCCAGggcacgcacacgcacacacatgcgCTCGCACACGCTCACTCGCAGCAGTTCGCCACCCTGCCGCTGTCGCTCCACCCGCCCAGCCGCATCATAGAGGAGCTCAACAAAACACTCGCGCTCACCATGCAGAGGCTCGAGAG ttcTGTACTGCAGGCGGTGCCATCTGTCCTGATGGAGACGGAAGAGGAGAAGGAGAACAGAGATTCAATGCACCAAACTCCCGccaacacacacacgctcatCACACACACCTTCAGCTCGCATGAGGAAGAGGACGAGGAAGAAGAGGATGATGACGACTCACTGTTTACAA GTACACTGGCTTTAAGGATCTTACGGAAAGATTCGCTGGCGATCAAACTGAGCAATCGCCCGTCGAAGAGGGAACTGGAAGATAAAAACATCCTACCCATGATGAGCGACCAGGAGCGACTGGAGTCCAGACAGCAGATCGGCACCAAACTGACCCG TCGTCTCAGCCAGAGACCATCCGCAGAGGAGCTGGAGCAGAGAAACATCCTCAAAC CTCGCAACGAGCAGGAGGAGCTGGAGGAGAAACGGGAACTGAAGAAAAGACTCTCGAGGAAG TTGAGTCAGAGACCCACCGTAGAGGAGCTCAGAGAGGCCAAAATTCTCATCCGCTTCAGCGATTACGTGGAAGTGGCCGAAGCTCAGGATTACGACCGTCGAGCGGACAAACCCTGGACGAGACTCACCGCTGCCGATAAG GCTGCCATACGCAAAGAACTTAATGAGTTCAAAAGCACAGAGATGGAGGTGCACGAGTCGAGTCGACATCTAAccag GTTTCATCGGCCATAG
- the phactr1 gene encoding phosphatase and actin regulator 1 isoform X1, whose amino-acid sequence MHALFRSISAPSRGVTDRHGSAAAPMAGPAFTGAHGTWITSRLREDASSSSSLSSSSSAEKPRKRRAFNLVKLRQPTAPGNNNTPFVISGHIKHICSNCSRGNDIRDAEGAERLAAMRSDSLVPGTHTPPIRRRSKLASLGRLFKPWKWRKKKSDKFKQTSAVLERKMSTRQSREELIKRGVLKEVYEKVEEVSGDMCVSDLDRQTVISPVSESVDTSVTVAVSFSEVQSSGETVACLSDLVPKPSQAPPSVKPVSLPGDSTDITHVRPSSLKQPPALPPKPYSRIPNHLTETLARLSPPLPPKKVMICEPAPSFSLKCLPSQGTHTHTHALAHAHSQQFATLPLSLHPPSRIIEELNKTLALTMQRLESSVLQAVPSVLMETEEEKENRDSMHQTPANTHTLITHTFSSHEEEDEEEEDDDDSLFTSTLALRILRKDSLAIKLSNRPSKRELEDKNILPMMSDQERLESRQQIGTKLTRRLSQRPSAEELEQRNILKPRNEQEELEEKRELKKRLSRKLSQRPTVEELREAKILIRFSDYVEVAEAQDYDRRADKPWTRLTAADKAAIRKELNEFKSTEMEVHESSRHLTRFHRP is encoded by the exons ATGCACGCGCTCTTCCGTTCGATATCCGCACCATCCCGGGGTGTGACGGATAGACACGGATCCGCCGCTGCGCCCATGGCGGGTCCCGCATTCACGGGAGCGCACGGGACCTGGATCACATCTCGGCTACGGGAGGACGCGTCATCTTcttcatcattatcatcatcgtCGTCCGCAGAGAAACCGCGCAAACGGAGAGCCTTTAACCTGGTCAAACTGCGGCAGCCCACCGCCCCCGGTAACAACAACACTCCGTTTGTGATCTCCGGTCATATCAAGCACATCTGCAGCAACTGCAGCCGCGGGAATGACATCCGGGACG CAGAGGGTGCCGAGCGGCTGGCGGCCATGCGCTCTGATTCTCTGGTGCCCGGGACGCACACGCCGCCGATCCGCAGACGGAGCAAACTGGCCAGTCTAGGACGACTCTTCAAGCCGTGGAaatggagaaagaaaaagagcgACAAGTTCAAACAGACGTCTGCAG TGCTGGAGAGGAAGATGTCGACCCGTCAGAGCAGAGAAGAGCTCATCAAGAGAGGCGTGCTGAAGGAAGTGTATGAGAAAG TAGAGGAGGTCAGCGGTGACATGTGTGTGAGTGACCTGGACAGACAGACGGTCATCAGTCCAGTATCAGAGTCTGTAGACACCAGCGTCACAGTGGCAG TGTCGTTCTCAGAGGTCCAGTCGTCTGGAGAAACTGTGGCGTGTCTCTCAGATCTCGTCCCAAAGCCATCTCAAGCCCCGCCCTCTGTGAAGCCTGTGTCGTTGCCTGGCGACAGCACTGACATCACTCACGTGAGGCCGTCGTCACTGAAACAGCCTCCTGCCTTACCGCCGAAGCCATACAGCAGAATTCCCAACCATCTTACAG AGACGCTTGCCAGACTGTCACCGCCTCTCCCTCCAAAGAAAGTGATGATATGTGAGCCAGCGCCCTCGTTTTCCCTCAAATGCCTGCCGTCCCAGggcacgcacacgcacacacatgcgCTCGCACACGCTCACTCGCAGCAGTTCGCCACCCTGCCGCTGTCGCTCCACCCGCCCAGCCGCATCATAGAGGAGCTCAACAAAACACTCGCGCTCACCATGCAGAGGCTCGAGAG ttcTGTACTGCAGGCGGTGCCATCTGTCCTGATGGAGACGGAAGAGGAGAAGGAGAACAGAGATTCAATGCACCAAACTCCCGccaacacacacacgctcatCACACACACCTTCAGCTCGCATGAGGAAGAGGACGAGGAAGAAGAGGATGATGACGACTCACTGTTTACAA GTACACTGGCTTTAAGGATCTTACGGAAAGATTCGCTGGCGATCAAACTGAGCAATCGCCCGTCGAAGAGGGAACTGGAAGATAAAAACATCCTACCCATGATGAGCGACCAGGAGCGACTGGAGTCCAGACAGCAGATCGGCACCAAACTGACCCG TCGTCTCAGCCAGAGACCATCCGCAGAGGAGCTGGAGCAGAGAAACATCCTCAAAC CTCGCAACGAGCAGGAGGAGCTGGAGGAGAAACGGGAACTGAAGAAAAGACTCTCGAGGAAG TTGAGTCAGAGACCCACCGTAGAGGAGCTCAGAGAGGCCAAAATTCTCATCCGCTTCAGCGATTACGTGGAAGTGGCCGAAGCTCAGGATTACGACCGTCGAGCGGACAAACCCTGGACGAGACTCACCGCTGCCGATAAG GCTGCCATACGCAAAGAACTTAATGAGTTCAAAAGCACAGAGATGGAGGTGCACGAGTCGAGTCGACATCTAAccag GTTTCATCGGCCATAG
- the tbc1d7 gene encoding TBC1 domain family member 7, protein MADDPQRNFRSAYYEKVGFRGVEEKKSLEIVLKDNPLDVEKLSTFSQRFPLPSMYRIHVWKVLLGILPPHSDSHALVSRCRIQQFEDISDALTAMRFVHASTPPTELYLRMYQLENQQLPRRSELRPPDDEDMIFLAIARAMEEIVDDPVDCYWLVRCFVNQFQHKFGDSIPHLPKSLEHFLSQEDGVLLTHLKACGALDSLPYRLWFRRCFAGCLPESSLQRVWDKVISGSCKILVFVAVEILLSYKIMLMGMSHPEAVYNFLSHMPQENTDAIVTKAIDLWHKHCGTPMHSV, encoded by the exons ATGGCTGATGATCCTCAGAGAAACTTCCGCTCGGCATATTATGAGAAGGTGGGATTCAGAGGAGTGGAGGAGAAGAAATCTCTGGAGATTGTGCTGAAGGACAATCCACTGG ATGTGGAGAAGCTGAGCACATTCAGTCAGAGGTTCCCACTGCCATCCATGTACCGGATACACGTGTGGAAGGTCTTACTGG GTATCCTGCCGCCCCACAGCGATTCTCACGCCCTGGTGTCTCGGTGTCGCATCCAGCAGTTTGAGGACATCAGTGACGCTCTGACGGCCATGCGGTTCGTCCATGCGTCCACTCCACCGACGGAGCTTTACCTCCGCATGTACCAGCTGGAGAACCAGCAGCTTCCCCGCAGGAGCGAGCTCAGACCGCCG GATGATGAGGATATGATCTTTCTGGCTATTGCCCGGGCGATGGAGGAGATCGTGGATGACCCGGTGGACTGCTATTGGCTGGTCAGATGTTTCGTTAACCAGTTCCAGCACAAGTTTGGAGACTCCATCCCTCACCTG CCGAAGAGTTTGGAGCACTTCCTGTCTCAGGAGGATGGCGTTCTTCTGACTCATCTGAAGGCGTGTGGCGCTCTAGACTCGCTGCCGTACCGTCTCTGGTTCAGACGCTGTTTTGCGGGATGTTTACCAGAGTCCAGCCTGCAGAG GGTGTGGGATAAAGTGATCAGCGGCTCCTGTAAGATTCTGGTGTTTGTTGCCGTGGAGATTCTGCTCAGCTATAAGATCATGCTGATGGGAATGAGTCACCCGGAAGCAGTTTACAACTTCCTGTCTCAT ATGCCACAGGAAAACACAGACGCCATCGTCACTAAAGCCATCGATCTGTGGCACAAACACTGCGGGACGCCCATGCACTCCGTGTGA
- the phactr1 gene encoding phosphatase and actin regulator 1 isoform X4, giving the protein MAAAAAPEQEDVDRRPIRRARSKSDTPYLTETRLSYALQTAEGAERLAAMRSDSLVPGTHTPPIRRRSKLASLGRLFKPWKWRKKKSDKFKQTSAVLERKMSTRQSREELIKRGVLKEVYEKVEEVSGDMCVSDLDRQTVISPVSESVDTSVTVAVSFSEVQSSGETVACLSDLVPKPSQAPPSVKPVSLPGDSTDITHVRPSSLKQPPALPPKPYSRIPNHLTETLARLSPPLPPKKVMICEPAPSFSLKCLPSQGTHTHTHALAHAHSQQFATLPLSLHPPSRIIEELNKTLALTMQRLESSVLQAVPSVLMETEEEKENRDSMHQTPANTHTLITHTFSSHEEEDEEEEDDDDSLFTSTLALRILRKDSLAIKLSNRPSKRELEDKNILPMMSDQERLESRQQIGTKLTRRLSQRPSAEELEQRNILKPRNEQEELEEKRELKKRLSRKLSQRPTVEELREAKILIRFSDYVEVAEAQDYDRRADKPWTRLTAADKAAIRKELNEFKSTEMEVHESSRHLTRFHRP; this is encoded by the exons atggcggcggcggcggcgccCGAGCAGGAGGATGTGGACCGGCGGCCCATCAGAAGAGCCCGATCCAAGAGCGACACCCCGTACCTGACCGAAACCAGACTGTCCTACGCATTACAGACAG CAGAGGGTGCCGAGCGGCTGGCGGCCATGCGCTCTGATTCTCTGGTGCCCGGGACGCACACGCCGCCGATCCGCAGACGGAGCAAACTGGCCAGTCTAGGACGACTCTTCAAGCCGTGGAaatggagaaagaaaaagagcgACAAGTTCAAACAGACGTCTGCAG TGCTGGAGAGGAAGATGTCGACCCGTCAGAGCAGAGAAGAGCTCATCAAGAGAGGCGTGCTGAAGGAAGTGTATGAGAAAG TAGAGGAGGTCAGCGGTGACATGTGTGTGAGTGACCTGGACAGACAGACGGTCATCAGTCCAGTATCAGAGTCTGTAGACACCAGCGTCACAGTGGCAG TGTCGTTCTCAGAGGTCCAGTCGTCTGGAGAAACTGTGGCGTGTCTCTCAGATCTCGTCCCAAAGCCATCTCAAGCCCCGCCCTCTGTGAAGCCTGTGTCGTTGCCTGGCGACAGCACTGACATCACTCACGTGAGGCCGTCGTCACTGAAACAGCCTCCTGCCTTACCGCCGAAGCCATACAGCAGAATTCCCAACCATCTTACAG AGACGCTTGCCAGACTGTCACCGCCTCTCCCTCCAAAGAAAGTGATGATATGTGAGCCAGCGCCCTCGTTTTCCCTCAAATGCCTGCCGTCCCAGggcacgcacacgcacacacatgcgCTCGCACACGCTCACTCGCAGCAGTTCGCCACCCTGCCGCTGTCGCTCCACCCGCCCAGCCGCATCATAGAGGAGCTCAACAAAACACTCGCGCTCACCATGCAGAGGCTCGAGAG ttcTGTACTGCAGGCGGTGCCATCTGTCCTGATGGAGACGGAAGAGGAGAAGGAGAACAGAGATTCAATGCACCAAACTCCCGccaacacacacacgctcatCACACACACCTTCAGCTCGCATGAGGAAGAGGACGAGGAAGAAGAGGATGATGACGACTCACTGTTTACAA GTACACTGGCTTTAAGGATCTTACGGAAAGATTCGCTGGCGATCAAACTGAGCAATCGCCCGTCGAAGAGGGAACTGGAAGATAAAAACATCCTACCCATGATGAGCGACCAGGAGCGACTGGAGTCCAGACAGCAGATCGGCACCAAACTGACCCG TCGTCTCAGCCAGAGACCATCCGCAGAGGAGCTGGAGCAGAGAAACATCCTCAAAC CTCGCAACGAGCAGGAGGAGCTGGAGGAGAAACGGGAACTGAAGAAAAGACTCTCGAGGAAG TTGAGTCAGAGACCCACCGTAGAGGAGCTCAGAGAGGCCAAAATTCTCATCCGCTTCAGCGATTACGTGGAAGTGGCCGAAGCTCAGGATTACGACCGTCGAGCGGACAAACCCTGGACGAGACTCACCGCTGCCGATAAG GCTGCCATACGCAAAGAACTTAATGAGTTCAAAAGCACAGAGATGGAGGTGCACGAGTCGAGTCGACATCTAAccag GTTTCATCGGCCATAG
- the phactr1 gene encoding phosphatase and actin regulator 1 isoform X5: MAAAAAPEQEDVDRRPIRRARSKSDTPYLTETRLSYALQTEGAERLAAMRSDSLVPGTHTPPIRRRSKLASLGRLFKPWKWRKKKSDKFKQTSAVLERKMSTRQSREELIKRGVLKEVYEKVEEVSGDMCVSDLDRQTVISPVSESVDTSVTVAVSFSEVQSSGETVACLSDLVPKPSQAPPSVKPVSLPGDSTDITHVRPSSLKQPPALPPKPYSRIPNHLTETLARLSPPLPPKKVMICEPAPSFSLKCLPSQGTHTHTHALAHAHSQQFATLPLSLHPPSRIIEELNKTLALTMQRLESSVLQAVPSVLMETEEEKENRDSMHQTPANTHTLITHTFSSHEEEDEEEEDDDDSLFTSTLALRILRKDSLAIKLSNRPSKRELEDKNILPMMSDQERLESRQQIGTKLTRRLSQRPSAEELEQRNILKPRNEQEELEEKRELKKRLSRKLSQRPTVEELREAKILIRFSDYVEVAEAQDYDRRADKPWTRLTAADKAAIRKELNEFKSTEMEVHESSRHLTRFHRP, translated from the exons atggcggcggcggcggcgccCGAGCAGGAGGATGTGGACCGGCGGCCCATCAGAAGAGCCCGATCCAAGAGCGACACCCCGTACCTGACCGAAACCAGACTGTCCTACGCATTACAGACAG AGGGTGCCGAGCGGCTGGCGGCCATGCGCTCTGATTCTCTGGTGCCCGGGACGCACACGCCGCCGATCCGCAGACGGAGCAAACTGGCCAGTCTAGGACGACTCTTCAAGCCGTGGAaatggagaaagaaaaagagcgACAAGTTCAAACAGACGTCTGCAG TGCTGGAGAGGAAGATGTCGACCCGTCAGAGCAGAGAAGAGCTCATCAAGAGAGGCGTGCTGAAGGAAGTGTATGAGAAAG TAGAGGAGGTCAGCGGTGACATGTGTGTGAGTGACCTGGACAGACAGACGGTCATCAGTCCAGTATCAGAGTCTGTAGACACCAGCGTCACAGTGGCAG TGTCGTTCTCAGAGGTCCAGTCGTCTGGAGAAACTGTGGCGTGTCTCTCAGATCTCGTCCCAAAGCCATCTCAAGCCCCGCCCTCTGTGAAGCCTGTGTCGTTGCCTGGCGACAGCACTGACATCACTCACGTGAGGCCGTCGTCACTGAAACAGCCTCCTGCCTTACCGCCGAAGCCATACAGCAGAATTCCCAACCATCTTACAG AGACGCTTGCCAGACTGTCACCGCCTCTCCCTCCAAAGAAAGTGATGATATGTGAGCCAGCGCCCTCGTTTTCCCTCAAATGCCTGCCGTCCCAGggcacgcacacgcacacacatgcgCTCGCACACGCTCACTCGCAGCAGTTCGCCACCCTGCCGCTGTCGCTCCACCCGCCCAGCCGCATCATAGAGGAGCTCAACAAAACACTCGCGCTCACCATGCAGAGGCTCGAGAG ttcTGTACTGCAGGCGGTGCCATCTGTCCTGATGGAGACGGAAGAGGAGAAGGAGAACAGAGATTCAATGCACCAAACTCCCGccaacacacacacgctcatCACACACACCTTCAGCTCGCATGAGGAAGAGGACGAGGAAGAAGAGGATGATGACGACTCACTGTTTACAA GTACACTGGCTTTAAGGATCTTACGGAAAGATTCGCTGGCGATCAAACTGAGCAATCGCCCGTCGAAGAGGGAACTGGAAGATAAAAACATCCTACCCATGATGAGCGACCAGGAGCGACTGGAGTCCAGACAGCAGATCGGCACCAAACTGACCCG TCGTCTCAGCCAGAGACCATCCGCAGAGGAGCTGGAGCAGAGAAACATCCTCAAAC CTCGCAACGAGCAGGAGGAGCTGGAGGAGAAACGGGAACTGAAGAAAAGACTCTCGAGGAAG TTGAGTCAGAGACCCACCGTAGAGGAGCTCAGAGAGGCCAAAATTCTCATCCGCTTCAGCGATTACGTGGAAGTGGCCGAAGCTCAGGATTACGACCGTCGAGCGGACAAACCCTGGACGAGACTCACCGCTGCCGATAAG GCTGCCATACGCAAAGAACTTAATGAGTTCAAAAGCACAGAGATGGAGGTGCACGAGTCGAGTCGACATCTAAccag GTTTCATCGGCCATAG